One window from the genome of Mycolicibacterium gadium encodes:
- a CDS encoding methyltransferase family protein produces MRTTTAALGSAAFFVVAPGTFVGLGPWLITRWEIPESSPPLRLALGAVFVVAGLIPPIHAFVQFAKAGGTPMPVAPTERLVVGGFNRFVRNPMYVGLLTAILGQALLFDSLWLVVYAVIGWLVTASFVHWYEEPTLVRTYGEQYEEYRRNVPAWTPRLTPWRPSVQPDRKIR; encoded by the coding sequence GTGCGAACCACTACCGCAGCACTGGGTTCGGCGGCGTTCTTCGTCGTGGCGCCCGGCACGTTCGTCGGGCTGGGCCCGTGGCTGATCACCCGCTGGGAGATCCCCGAGTCCAGCCCGCCCTTACGCCTGGCGCTCGGGGCGGTGTTCGTCGTCGCAGGCCTGATCCCGCCCATTCACGCATTCGTCCAGTTCGCCAAGGCAGGCGGGACGCCGATGCCCGTCGCGCCGACGGAACGACTCGTCGTCGGAGGGTTCAATCGCTTCGTCCGGAACCCGATGTACGTCGGCCTGTTGACCGCGATCCTGGGTCAGGCGCTGCTCTTCGACAGCCTGTGGTTGGTGGTCTACGCGGTGATCGGGTGGCTTGTGACGGCGTCATTCGTGCACTGGTACGAGGAACCGACGCTGGTGCGCACCTACGGCGAGCAGTACGAGGAGTACCGGCGCAATGTGCCCGCATGGACTCCACGCCTGACGCCGTGGCGGCCTAGTGTGCAGCCAGATCGCAAAATCCGCTGA
- a CDS encoding CYTH and CHAD domain-containing protein has translation MGNSTSNYLEVERKFDVVDSTVSPSFDGLSAVASVKRSPVQQLDAVYFDTPDRDLAAHRITLRRRTGGSDAGWHLKLPAGADARTEVREPLDSSGDDVPEALRDVVLAIVRDRPLAPVARISTERTVDMLYGRDGVALAEFCDDQVTASAGLDGAEQRWREWELELAEGGDRELLERLANRLLDAGAVPAGHGSKLARVLESTAESEPSELPDDPIHRAVAGHVDELLEWDRAVRADVYDSVHQMRVTTRKIRSLLQSSEDAFGITDDAWILDELRQLAAVLGVARDAEVLAEKYEKALDELPAELIRGPVRERLVDGAKKRYSAGHRRSLIAMRSDRYFRLLDALEALVATAPPPPRPGDEEPTTLTIDAAYKKVRKAAKAAHTAESDTERDEALHRIRKRAKRLRYTASATGDDKVSDRAKAIQSLLGDHQDSVVSRDHLSKEAAVAHAAGEDTFTYGVLYQLEAEVARRAEESLGAALKKLGKSVR, from the coding sequence ATGGGCAATTCCACTTCGAACTATCTGGAGGTCGAGCGCAAGTTCGACGTCGTCGACTCCACCGTGTCCCCGTCATTCGACGGGCTCTCAGCGGTCGCGTCGGTGAAGCGTTCTCCTGTGCAGCAACTCGACGCCGTCTACTTCGACACCCCTGACCGCGACCTGGCCGCGCACCGCATCACGTTGCGTCGGCGCACCGGCGGCTCCGACGCCGGATGGCACCTCAAGTTGCCCGCTGGTGCCGACGCCCGCACCGAGGTGCGGGAGCCGCTGGACAGCTCTGGTGACGACGTGCCGGAGGCGCTGCGCGACGTCGTGTTGGCCATCGTGCGGGACCGCCCGTTGGCTCCCGTGGCGCGGATCTCGACCGAGCGCACCGTCGACATGCTCTACGGACGTGACGGCGTGGCGCTCGCGGAGTTCTGTGACGACCAGGTCACGGCCTCCGCCGGGCTGGACGGCGCGGAACAACGGTGGCGCGAATGGGAGCTCGAGCTCGCAGAGGGCGGCGACCGAGAACTGTTGGAGCGTCTCGCGAACAGGCTGCTGGATGCCGGCGCGGTACCCGCCGGCCACGGTTCCAAGCTGGCCAGGGTACTCGAATCGACGGCCGAGTCCGAGCCGTCGGAGCTGCCCGACGACCCGATCCACCGGGCGGTCGCCGGACATGTCGACGAGTTGCTGGAGTGGGATCGGGCGGTTCGCGCCGACGTCTACGACTCCGTGCACCAGATGCGGGTCACGACGCGCAAGATCCGCAGCCTGCTGCAGTCGTCCGAGGACGCGTTCGGGATCACCGACGACGCCTGGATCCTCGACGAACTGCGCCAGCTGGCAGCCGTGCTGGGTGTGGCGCGCGACGCCGAGGTGCTCGCCGAGAAGTACGAGAAAGCACTCGACGAACTGCCCGCGGAATTGATCCGCGGTCCGGTGCGCGAGCGACTGGTCGACGGCGCGAAGAAGCGCTACTCCGCGGGGCACCGGCGGTCGCTGATCGCGATGCGCTCCGATCGCTACTTCCGGCTGCTCGATGCTCTCGAGGCGTTGGTGGCCACTGCCCCGCCACCGCCCCGGCCCGGTGACGAAGAACCCACAACGCTGACCATCGACGCCGCGTACAAGAAGGTCCGCAAGGCAGCCAAGGCAGCGCACACCGCCGAGTCCGACACCGAGCGGGACGAAGCCTTGCACCGAATCCGTAAGCGCGCCAAACGACTTCGGTATACAGCGTCGGCGACGGGTGACGACAAGGTGTCCGACCGCGCGAAGGCCATTCAGTCGTTGCTCGGCGATCACCAGGACAGCGTCGTCAGCCGGGATCACCTCAGCAAGGAGGCCGCCGTCGCGCACGCCGCCGGCGAGGACACCTTCACCTACGGGGTGCTCTATCAGCTTGAAGCCGAAGTCGCACGCCGGGCCGAGGAGAGCCTCGGCGCCGCACTGAAGAAGCTGGGCAAGTCCGTTCGCTAG
- a CDS encoding enoyl-CoA hydratase/isomerase family protein, with protein MTDYETLEFEPSGAITRITLNRPDAANGMNNTMTRELADAARRCDTAATKVVVLTGSGRFFCAGGDLKSFAPAPDRGLHIKGVANDLHRAISSFSRMDAVLITAVNGTAAGAGFSIAVTGDLVLAAESASFTMAYTKVGLSPDGSSSYFLPRLIGIAKTKELMLTNRTLSAQDAAQWGLVTEVVPDDQLAARADALAEKMAATCAGSNGSVKALMLSTFNSGLEEQMEFESRLIAERANSADGREGVDAFMAKRKPEFS; from the coding sequence GTGACCGACTATGAAACCCTCGAATTCGAGCCGTCCGGTGCCATCACCCGGATCACCCTGAACCGGCCCGACGCCGCAAATGGAATGAACAACACCATGACTCGCGAGCTCGCCGATGCCGCACGGCGCTGCGACACCGCGGCGACGAAGGTGGTCGTGCTCACCGGTTCGGGTCGGTTCTTCTGCGCCGGAGGCGATCTGAAGTCCTTTGCACCCGCGCCCGACCGGGGCCTGCACATCAAGGGTGTCGCGAACGACCTGCATCGCGCGATCTCGAGCTTCTCGCGGATGGACGCCGTGCTCATCACCGCGGTCAACGGCACCGCCGCCGGAGCGGGCTTCTCGATTGCGGTGACGGGCGATCTCGTCCTCGCCGCGGAGTCGGCGTCGTTCACGATGGCCTACACCAAGGTGGGACTATCGCCGGACGGCAGCTCCTCATACTTCCTGCCGCGTCTCATCGGTATCGCCAAGACCAAGGAACTGATGCTGACCAACCGCACTCTCTCGGCCCAGGACGCCGCGCAGTGGGGTCTGGTCACCGAGGTGGTGCCCGACGATCAACTGGCCGCCCGTGCCGACGCGCTGGCCGAGAAAATGGCGGCCACCTGCGCCGGGTCCAACGGCTCCGTGAAGGCACTGATGCTGTCGACGTTCAACAGCGGTCTCGAGGAGCAGATGGAATTCGAGAGCCGGCTGATCGCCGAGCGCGCCAACTCCGCCGACGGCCGCGAAGGCGTCGACGCCTTCATGGCCAAGCGGAAGCCGGAGTTCTCCTAG
- a CDS encoding sigma-70 family RNA polymerase sigma factor — MTDGRVVRQAMAMLSISHRALIYRAYFLGRTTAQIASEDCTTEPIVRTELHDAMLELRRLLRGAHAAV, encoded by the coding sequence ATGACCGACGGCAGGGTGGTTCGACAGGCTATGGCGATGCTGTCGATTTCGCACCGCGCGCTCATCTACCGGGCGTACTTCCTCGGGCGCACCACCGCGCAGATCGCCTCCGAGGACTGCACCACAGAACCCATCGTCCGTACCGAGTTGCACGACGCGATGCTCGAGCTGCGCCGCCTTCTGCGCGGAGCCCACGCAGCGGTCTGA
- a CDS encoding VOC family protein produces the protein MIKVASAHLWVHDQDVALKFWTENVGMEVRQDVSLPDMDNSFRWLTVGPPGQDDVSIVLMAVPGEPVMDEVTRKQVQELTAKGFAGTVFLTTEDIQSDYDEMSARGVEFTEPPHQMPYGIDSGFRDPSGNSVRLTQLAPPPANTV, from the coding sequence ATGATCAAAGTTGCAAGCGCCCACCTGTGGGTACACGACCAGGACGTCGCACTGAAATTCTGGACCGAGAACGTCGGAATGGAAGTGCGCCAAGATGTTTCGCTGCCCGATATGGACAACTCGTTTCGGTGGCTGACGGTCGGTCCGCCGGGCCAGGACGACGTGTCGATCGTGTTGATGGCGGTCCCCGGCGAACCTGTGATGGATGAGGTCACGCGCAAACAGGTGCAGGAGCTCACCGCCAAAGGCTTCGCCGGCACCGTGTTCCTGACGACCGAAGACATCCAGTCCGACTACGACGAGATGAGTGCTCGTGGCGTCGAATTCACCGAACCGCCACATCAGATGCCATACGGCATCGACTCCGGATTTCGTGATCCGTCCGGCAACAGCGTGCGATTGACCCAATTAGCGCCGCCGCCCGCCAATACTGTCTAA
- a CDS encoding alpha/beta hydrolase: MSLKIGVQVTALMLLVAGCTNLVEGRGVVAVPPPGSPIEWGECENSSSDGEPAPVGAECGRLSVPVNWAEPEGEVARLAMIRFRATGDKIGSLIVNPGGPGESGVAAATSMVGLLPDSVRQRFDLVGFDPRGVAASTPAVWCNSDADNDRLRADPQVDYTPEGVEHIESETKAFVQRCVDKMGDEFLANVGTASVVKDLDAMRQALGDEKLNYLGYSYGTRIGALYAEAYPDNVRAMILDGAIDPNADPTEANIRQAKAFQTAFDDYAADCAENADCPLGTDPAKAVDVYRSMVDPLVENPLKTRDPRGLSYSDAIVGTILPLYSPNLWRHLTQALKEIKDGEGDTMLALADLYMGRDENGHYNNSTDVRVAVNCVDKPAVTDRAKAVEEDRRAREAAPFMSYGEFTGHAPLGTCAFWPVPPTTEPHEINVDGLPPILVISTTNDPATPYEAGVDLARQLGGTLLTYEGTQHTVAFQGDDCVDEIAARYLIDVTVPPPDTRCSS, encoded by the coding sequence ATGAGCCTGAAGATCGGCGTCCAAGTGACGGCGTTGATGTTGCTGGTCGCCGGTTGCACGAACCTGGTCGAGGGCCGCGGCGTGGTCGCCGTGCCCCCGCCGGGATCGCCGATCGAGTGGGGGGAGTGCGAGAACTCGTCCTCCGACGGTGAGCCGGCGCCCGTCGGTGCCGAGTGCGGCAGGTTGTCTGTTCCGGTGAACTGGGCCGAGCCTGAGGGCGAGGTCGCGCGCCTGGCGATGATCCGGTTCAGGGCGACCGGAGACAAGATCGGCTCCCTGATCGTCAACCCCGGCGGTCCTGGCGAGTCGGGTGTCGCGGCGGCGACCAGCATGGTCGGGCTGCTGCCCGACAGCGTCCGCCAACGATTCGATCTGGTCGGCTTCGACCCGCGCGGCGTCGCGGCGTCCACGCCCGCGGTCTGGTGCAACTCCGACGCGGACAACGACCGGCTCCGCGCCGACCCGCAGGTGGACTACACGCCCGAGGGTGTCGAGCACATCGAGTCCGAAACCAAGGCGTTCGTGCAGCGCTGCGTCGACAAGATGGGCGACGAATTCCTCGCCAACGTCGGAACTGCCAGCGTCGTCAAGGATCTCGACGCGATGCGGCAGGCTCTCGGCGACGAGAAGCTGAACTATCTGGGCTACTCGTATGGCACCCGCATCGGCGCGCTGTACGCGGAGGCCTATCCGGACAACGTGCGCGCGATGATCCTCGACGGCGCCATCGACCCCAACGCCGATCCCACCGAGGCCAACATCCGCCAGGCCAAGGCATTCCAGACCGCCTTCGATGATTACGCCGCCGACTGCGCCGAGAACGCGGACTGCCCGCTGGGCACCGATCCGGCCAAGGCGGTCGACGTCTACCGCAGCATGGTCGACCCGCTGGTGGAGAACCCGTTGAAGACGCGTGATCCGCGCGGGCTGAGCTACTCCGACGCGATCGTCGGCACCATCCTGCCGCTGTACTCGCCGAATCTGTGGCGCCACCTCACCCAGGCCCTCAAGGAGATCAAGGACGGGGAGGGCGACACGATGCTGGCGCTGGCCGATCTTTACATGGGCCGCGACGAGAACGGCCACTACAACAACTCGACCGACGTACGCGTCGCGGTCAACTGCGTCGACAAGCCGGCGGTGACGGACCGCGCCAAGGCCGTCGAGGAGGACCGGCGGGCTCGTGAAGCGGCGCCGTTCATGAGCTATGGCGAGTTCACCGGGCACGCTCCGCTGGGCACGTGTGCGTTCTGGCCCGTCCCTCCGACGACGGAACCGCACGAGATCAACGTCGACGGGCTGCCGCCGATCCTGGTGATCTCGACGACCAACGACCCCGCCACCCCGTACGAGGCGGGCGTCGACCTGGCGCGTCAGCTGGGGGGCACGCTGCTGACCTACGAAGGCACGCAGCACACCGTGGCATTTCAGGGCGACGACTGCGTCGACGAGATCGCCGCCCGCTACCTGATCGACGTCACGGTCCCACCGCCCGACACCCGATGCAGCAGCTGA
- the glnA gene encoding type I glutamate--ammonia ligase has protein sequence MDRQKEFVLRTLEERDIRFVRLWFTDVLGYLKSVAIAPAELEGAFEEGIGFDGSAIEGFARVSEADMVARPDPSTFQVLPWTSSAGDHHSARMFCDITMPDGSPSWADSRHVLRRQLSKASDLGFSCYVHPEIEFFLLKPGEYDGSVPVPADNGGYFDQAVHDAAPNFRRHAIDALEQMGISVEFSHHEGAPGQQEIDLRYADALSMADNVMTFRYVVKEVALGDGVRATFMPKPYSEHPGSAMHTHMSLFEGENNAFHSPDDVLQLSDVAKSFIAGILEHANEISAVTNQWVNSYKRLVHGGEAPTAASWGAANRSALVRVPMYTPRKASSRRVEVRSPDSACNPYLTFAVLLAAGLRGIEKNYVLGPQAEDNVWNLTPEERRAMGYKELPGSLGVALTEMESSELVAEALGEHVFDYFLRNKRAEWENYRSHVTPFELKTYLSL, from the coding sequence ATGGACCGGCAGAAGGAATTCGTGCTGCGCACGCTGGAAGAACGCGATATCCGCTTCGTCCGGTTGTGGTTCACCGATGTGCTCGGATACCTCAAATCGGTCGCCATCGCGCCCGCCGAACTCGAAGGCGCGTTCGAGGAGGGCATCGGCTTCGACGGTTCGGCGATCGAGGGCTTCGCCCGGGTTTCCGAGGCCGACATGGTGGCGCGGCCCGACCCGTCCACGTTCCAGGTGCTGCCGTGGACGTCCAGTGCGGGCGACCACCACTCGGCGCGCATGTTCTGCGACATCACGATGCCCGACGGTTCGCCGTCGTGGGCGGACTCCCGCCACGTCCTGCGCCGCCAGCTGTCCAAGGCCAGCGACCTCGGCTTCTCCTGCTACGTGCACCCCGAGATCGAGTTCTTCCTCCTCAAGCCGGGTGAGTACGACGGCAGCGTGCCCGTCCCCGCCGACAACGGCGGCTACTTCGACCAGGCCGTGCACGACGCCGCGCCGAACTTCCGCCGCCACGCCATCGACGCACTCGAGCAGATGGGCATCTCGGTGGAGTTCAGTCACCACGAGGGCGCCCCGGGCCAGCAGGAGATCGACCTGCGTTACGCCGATGCGCTGTCGATGGCCGACAACGTGATGACTTTCCGATACGTCGTCAAGGAGGTCGCGCTCGGCGACGGTGTGCGGGCCACGTTCATGCCCAAGCCCTACTCCGAACATCCCGGCTCGGCGATGCACACCCACATGAGCTTGTTCGAGGGCGAGAACAACGCCTTCCACAGCCCCGATGACGTGTTGCAGCTTTCCGATGTCGCCAAGTCGTTCATCGCGGGCATCCTCGAACACGCCAATGAGATCAGCGCCGTCACCAATCAGTGGGTGAACTCCTACAAGCGGCTCGTCCACGGCGGCGAGGCGCCGACCGCGGCGAGCTGGGGAGCGGCCAACCGGTCGGCGCTCGTGCGGGTTCCGATGTACACCCCGCGCAAGGCATCATCGCGCCGCGTCGAGGTGCGCAGCCCCGACTCGGCGTGCAACCCGTATCTGACCTTCGCCGTCCTGCTCGCCGCGGGGCTGCGCGGCATCGAGAAAAACTACGTTTTGGGCCCCCAGGCCGAGGACAACGTGTGGAACCTCACCCCCGAGGAACGCCGCGCGATGGGCTACAAGGAGCTGCCGGGCAGCCTCGGTGTGGCGCTCACCGAGATGGAGAGCTCTGAACTGGTCGCAGAAGCGTTGGGGGAGCACGTGTTCGACTACTTCCTGCGCAACAAGCGCGCCGAGTGGGAGAACTACCGCAGCCACGTCACGCCGTTCGAGCTCAAGACCTATTTGTCGCTGTAG
- a CDS encoding WS/DGAT/MGAT family O-acyltransferase: MQRLSGLDASFLYLETAQQPLHVCSILELDTSTMPGGYTFDRFRDAFDLRIKAMPQFREKLADSRFNLDHPVWVEDRDFDVDRHLHRIGLPVPGGRRELAEICGHIASLQLDRSRPLWEKWVIENVGGTDPQNGGRIVVMTKVHHSGVDGVSGANLMSQLCSTEADAPPPDPVDGSGDASSLEIAVSGAVKYATRPLKLINALPSTLSTVVDTARRARGGNAMTAPFVAPKTAWNSNVTGHRNVAFAQLDLEDIKTVKNHFGVKVNDVVMALVSGVLRKFLDDRGELPENSLVAMVPVSVHDKSDRPGRNQVSGMFSKLETHIEDPAERLKSIADSNSVAKQHSSAIGATLLQDWTQFAAPAVFGVAMRVYAASRLSGARPVHNLVVSNVPGPQVPLYYLGCEVDAMYPLGPIFHGSGLNITVMSLTGKLDVGIVSCPELLPDLWDMADDFQAALDELLSATR; encoded by the coding sequence ATGCAACGGTTAAGCGGACTCGACGCCAGTTTCCTCTATCTCGAGACCGCGCAGCAACCGCTGCATGTGTGTTCGATCCTCGAGTTGGACACGTCGACCATGCCGGGCGGGTACACCTTCGACCGTTTCCGCGACGCGTTCGACCTGAGGATCAAGGCGATGCCGCAATTCCGGGAGAAGCTCGCCGACAGCCGGTTCAACCTCGACCATCCGGTGTGGGTGGAGGACAGGGATTTTGACGTCGACCGGCACCTGCACCGAATCGGTCTGCCTGTCCCGGGCGGTCGCCGCGAATTGGCTGAGATCTGTGGGCACATCGCCTCGTTGCAACTCGACCGCAGCCGGCCGCTGTGGGAGAAGTGGGTCATCGAGAACGTCGGGGGCACCGACCCGCAGAACGGTGGACGCATCGTCGTGATGACGAAGGTCCACCACTCCGGCGTCGACGGGGTCTCGGGGGCCAACCTGATGTCGCAGCTGTGCAGCACCGAAGCCGATGCTCCGCCTCCCGACCCGGTGGATGGTTCTGGCGACGCGAGTTCCCTGGAGATCGCGGTGTCCGGCGCGGTCAAGTACGCCACTCGGCCGCTCAAGTTGATCAATGCGCTGCCGTCGACCCTGTCGACTGTCGTGGACACCGCCCGCCGGGCCCGCGGGGGCAACGCCATGACGGCCCCGTTCGTCGCTCCCAAGACCGCCTGGAACAGCAACGTCACCGGACATCGCAACGTCGCGTTCGCGCAGCTGGACCTCGAGGACATCAAGACCGTCAAGAACCACTTCGGGGTCAAGGTCAATGACGTGGTGATGGCGCTGGTGTCCGGTGTGCTGCGCAAATTCCTCGACGATCGCGGTGAGTTGCCGGAGAATTCGTTGGTCGCGATGGTGCCGGTGTCGGTGCACGACAAGTCGGACCGGCCCGGTCGCAACCAGGTGTCGGGCATGTTCTCCAAGCTGGAGACTCACATCGAGGATCCGGCGGAGCGGTTGAAATCCATCGCCGACTCGAATTCGGTTGCCAAACAACACAGTTCGGCGATCGGGGCGACCCTGCTACAGGACTGGACCCAGTTCGCGGCACCCGCGGTGTTCGGTGTCGCGATGCGGGTCTACGCGGCCAGCCGGCTGAGCGGGGCCAGGCCGGTGCACAACCTCGTCGTCTCCAACGTCCCCGGCCCACAGGTTCCGCTCTACTACCTGGGCTGCGAGGTGGACGCCATGTACCCGCTGGGGCCGATCTTCCACGGCTCCGGACTCAACATCACGGTGATGTCGTTGACCGGGAAATTGGACGTCGGGATCGTGTCATGCCCGGAGTTGCTGCCCGATCTGTGGGACATGGCTGACGATTTCCAGGCCGCGCTCGACGAGCTGCTGAGCGCCACGCGATAG
- the panB gene encoding 3-methyl-2-oxobutanoate hydroxymethyltransferase yields the protein MSEQTVYGAAADKPRTKIRTLHLQKWKSEGHKWAMLTAYDFSTARIFDDAGIPVLLVGDSAANVVYGYDTTVPVTPDELIPLVRGVVRGASHALVVADLPFGSYEAGPQQALATATRFMKETGAGAVKLEGGERVADQIATLTQAGIPVVAHIGFTPQSVNSLGGFRVQGRGDGAEQTVHDAIAVQEAGAIAVVLEMVPAELATQITGKLTIPTIGIGAGPNCDAQVLVWQDMAGMTSGKTARFVKHFGDVGAELSRAATQYADEVASGTFPAEEHSF from the coding sequence ATGTCTGAGCAGACTGTCTATGGCGCTGCGGCGGATAAGCCGCGGACCAAAATAAGAACCCTTCACCTGCAGAAGTGGAAGTCAGAAGGCCACAAGTGGGCCATGCTGACGGCCTACGACTTCTCTACCGCCCGTATTTTCGACGATGCAGGCATTCCCGTCCTGCTGGTCGGCGATTCGGCGGCCAACGTGGTTTACGGCTATGACACCACGGTGCCGGTGACCCCCGACGAGCTCATCCCGCTGGTCCGCGGCGTGGTCCGCGGCGCTTCGCACGCACTGGTGGTCGCCGACCTGCCGTTCGGCAGCTATGAGGCAGGCCCGCAGCAGGCCCTTGCGACCGCCACCCGGTTCATGAAGGAGACCGGCGCGGGTGCGGTCAAACTGGAGGGTGGCGAGCGCGTCGCCGATCAGATCGCGACGCTGACTCAGGCCGGCATCCCCGTGGTCGCGCACATCGGATTCACCCCGCAGAGCGTCAACAGCCTGGGCGGCTTCCGCGTCCAGGGCCGCGGCGACGGCGCCGAGCAGACCGTCCACGACGCGATCGCCGTGCAGGAAGCGGGGGCCATCGCCGTGGTGCTCGAGATGGTTCCCGCTGAGCTGGCGACTCAGATCACCGGCAAGCTGACCATCCCCACCATCGGCATCGGAGCCGGACCCAACTGCGATGCGCAGGTGCTGGTGTGGCAGGACATGGCCGGCATGACGAGCGGTAAGACCGCCAGGTTCGTCAAACATTTCGGCGATGTGGGTGCCGAATTGAGCCGCGCCGCAACGCAGTACGCCGACGAGGTCGCCAGCGGGACGTTCCCCGCCGAAGAGCACTCCTTCTAG
- a CDS encoding GNAT family N-acetyltransferase, which produces MQQLSITGVTASDVPELLPMMRGYCDFYRVDPSDERLLALSNALIDHPDEGVQLIARGDGTPLGFATIYWTWQTLYAARIGVLNDLYVESAARGTGTGRALIERGLQLCRDRGAEKLVWETAPDNATARRLYDGIGAAKSTWLSYELDA; this is translated from the coding sequence ATGCAGCAGCTGAGCATCACCGGTGTCACGGCTTCGGACGTGCCGGAGCTGTTACCGATGATGCGCGGCTACTGCGACTTCTATCGCGTGGATCCGTCCGATGAGCGCCTGCTGGCCCTGTCGAACGCACTGATCGACCACCCCGACGAGGGCGTGCAGCTGATCGCGCGCGGCGACGGAACACCGCTGGGGTTCGCGACGATCTACTGGACCTGGCAGACGTTGTACGCCGCTCGCATCGGTGTGCTCAACGATCTGTACGTGGAGTCGGCGGCCCGTGGCACCGGCACGGGCCGGGCGCTGATCGAGCGGGGTCTGCAGCTGTGCCGCGACCGCGGTGCCGAGAAGTTGGTGTGGGAGACGGCCCCTGACAATGCGACGGCGCGACGGCTCTACGACGGAATCGGCGCGGCGAAGTCGACGTGGCTGAGCTACGAACTCGACGCCTGA
- a CDS encoding helix-turn-helix transcriptional regulator codes for MSQVPPARYLLRAKDLVDARYADPITVDDLAAAAGLSRAHFSRMFTRTFGESPRAYLQTRRLERAASLLRHTDRSVADICVMVGLQSVGSFTTSFSRVYGMPPAAYRASMPPAAIYARVPSCILARDTRPPADSRVRKTAHGEKTGDGDRP; via the coding sequence ATGTCCCAGGTTCCCCCGGCCCGTTATCTCCTGAGGGCCAAGGATCTGGTCGACGCACGCTATGCGGATCCCATCACCGTCGACGACCTCGCCGCCGCGGCGGGACTGTCGCGGGCCCATTTCAGCCGGATGTTCACCCGGACGTTCGGGGAGTCTCCCCGGGCATATCTGCAGACCAGGCGTCTGGAGCGCGCGGCGTCATTGCTGCGCCACACCGACCGCTCGGTGGCCGACATCTGCGTGATGGTGGGACTGCAAAGCGTCGGGTCGTTCACCACCAGCTTCTCGCGGGTGTACGGCATGCCTCCCGCGGCGTATCGGGCCAGCATGCCGCCGGCAGCGATCTACGCGCGAGTGCCCAGTTGCATCCTCGCGCGCGACACCCGGCCGCCCGCCGACAGCCGCGTGCGCAAGACAGCACACGGGGAGAAGACGGGCGACGGCGACCGACCGTAG
- a CDS encoding GntR family transcriptional regulator has protein sequence MASESSAARIASQLRAEILHGDVVPGAKLAQVGLAERFGVSRIPVRDALALLAGEGLVEPLSNATAIVTRMSIEELQELYDLRLSIEPKTTAIAVPHVGRAEIIYMRKQLAIMSEPTDARTWLAANTEFHAAVYRRSNRPRTIELIEHLRRLTDRYVYLHLEVIGQTGHIGSEHAEILAAVERGDAATTARLTGDHLVKAHDHILDYLVDHPSALDPHTVLSP, from the coding sequence ATGGCATCCGAAAGTTCCGCAGCACGCATAGCCTCACAGCTCAGGGCCGAGATCCTGCACGGGGACGTCGTGCCCGGCGCCAAGCTCGCCCAGGTCGGCCTCGCCGAAAGGTTCGGCGTCAGCCGGATTCCGGTGCGCGACGCGTTGGCGCTACTCGCCGGCGAAGGCCTGGTGGAGCCGCTGTCCAACGCCACCGCGATCGTCACCCGCATGTCGATCGAGGAATTGCAGGAGCTGTACGACCTGCGGCTGTCGATCGAGCCGAAGACCACCGCGATCGCGGTCCCTCACGTCGGCCGCGCCGAGATCATCTACATGCGAAAGCAGCTGGCGATCATGTCGGAGCCAACCGATGCGCGCACCTGGCTCGCGGCCAACACCGAATTCCACGCCGCGGTCTACCGACGGTCCAACCGCCCGCGCACGATCGAACTGATCGAGCACCTGCGGCGCTTGACCGATCGCTACGTGTACCTGCACCTCGAGGTGATCGGTCAGACCGGGCACATCGGTAGCGAGCATGCGGAGATACTGGCCGCCGTCGAACGCGGGGATGCCGCCACCACGGCGCGTCTCACCGGCGACCACCTCGTGAAGGCGCACGACCACATACTCGACTACCTCGTCGACCATCCCTCGGCGCTCGACCCGCACACGGTGCTCTCACCATGA